One region of Bacteroidota bacterium genomic DNA includes:
- a CDS encoding RNA polymerase sigma factor, with protein sequence MEPQNILSDKYKGDTSDSELVALSVSGDKPSLEKLIKKHQDYIYNIALRMVFNPDEAKDVTQEVLIKIITKLGSFEGRSSFRTWAYRIVVNHVLNMKKSMGEMQHANNFTQYAKNIDNCPDSDFPDNTSYPVDSKILVEEVKISCMFGMLLCLDREQRLVYTLGGLMQISDTVGSEIMEISKDNFRQKLSRARRDLHNFMNNKCGLVNKENPCRCSKKTKALINIGYVNPNNLKFTRSYYFKMDKMAGEKVQELVSVLDNECNDLFRTHPFEKSPDFILSLRKILESERFLNIFNAN encoded by the coding sequence ATGGAACCGCAAAACATACTTTCAGATAAATACAAAGGCGATACTTCCGATAGCGAGCTTGTCGCGCTTTCTGTATCGGGAGATAAACCCTCGCTTGAAAAGCTGATAAAGAAACATCAGGATTATATCTATAATATTGCTTTAAGGATGGTATTCAATCCCGATGAGGCTAAAGATGTGACTCAGGAAGTCCTTATAAAAATCATTACAAAGCTCGGCAGCTTTGAAGGCAGAAGCAGCTTCAGGACTTGGGCATACAGAATTGTAGTCAACCATGTCCTCAACATGAAAAAAAGCATGGGTGAAATGCAGCATGCAAATAACTTCACACAATATGCTAAAAATATTGATAACTGCCCTGACTCCGATTTTCCCGATAACACAAGCTACCCTGTCGACTCTAAAATTCTTGTTGAGGAAGTTAAGATATCCTGCATGTTCGGAATGCTTCTGTGTTTAGACAGAGAGCAGCGACTGGTATATACACTTGGAGGACTGATGCAAATATCCGATACAGTAGGAAGCGAAATAATGGAAATCTCAAAAGATAATTTCAGACAGAAACTTTCACGCGCAAGAAGAGACCTTCACAATTTTATGAACAATAAATGCGGTCTGGTTAATAAAGAAAATCCATGCAGATGCAGTAAAAAAACAAAAGCTCTTATTAACATTGGTTATGTGAATCCTAATAATCTGAAATTCACACGAAGCTATTATTTTAAAATGGATAAAATGGCCGGTGAAAAAGTACAGGAGCTTGTAAGCGTTCTTGATAATGAATGTAACGATTTATTCAGAACTCATCCGTTTGAAAAATCCCCTGACTTTATTCTATCACTAAGAAAAATTTTAGAAAGCGAGAGATTCTTAAATATATTTAACGCGAATTAA
- a CDS encoding T9SS type A sorting domain-containing protein: MKKIFTVLLLIALLPSLHAAIKNVPSQYVTIQAGINAAVDGDTVLVAPGTYFENIHLRGKNIVVTSTFYQTFNLSLISNTIINGSIPLNSDSASVVRIVSSNNDSLAVLQGFTITGGQGTFWQDEHGAGRYCEGGGILMQYTRATVQFNIIKNNQVIRRPSGIASTGGGGIRMGDGRAKILNNIIFNNEGMYGGGVVLNYSNSQLKNNVIFNNRVYQAVASTPTYGGGGVWTNGNSTTISIVENNTIVNNSSAGAGSSVAGQGGGILVNAVPTTIRNNIVWGNTATVSSITLKQIADGFSGTAAVTYSCVQDGYTGTGNITSAPQFDSTNYLISASSPCIDAGNPGAAFNDPESSTPGQAKFPARGTLINDMGAYGGPLSKLIANTMVGVQEPVSLVSSFQLKQNFPNPFNPTTKISYDIKSASFVSLKIYNSTGKEVTELVNRVQTQGSYSINFDAGSYGLASGTYFYKLTSGTESITKTMLLIK, encoded by the coding sequence ATGAAAAAAATATTTACAGTTCTTTTATTGATTGCATTGTTACCCTCATTACATGCTGCAATAAAAAATGTCCCTTCACAATACGTAACAATTCAGGCCGGCATTAACGCTGCAGTTGACGGTGATACGGTTTTAGTAGCTCCCGGGACTTACTTTGAGAACATCCATCTCAGAGGAAAGAACATAGTAGTAACTTCAACTTTTTATCAGACATTTAATTTATCATTAATATCCAATACAATTATAAACGGAAGCATCCCTCTCAATTCCGATTCTGCAAGTGTAGTACGCATTGTTTCCTCAAACAATGATTCCTTAGCTGTTCTTCAGGGATTTACTATCACAGGCGGTCAAGGGACTTTCTGGCAGGATGAACATGGCGCTGGCCGATACTGCGAAGGCGGAGGAATACTCATGCAATACACCCGCGCAACGGTACAGTTCAATATCATAAAAAATAATCAGGTAATAAGAAGACCATCAGGCATTGCAAGCACAGGCGGCGGCGGAATTAGAATGGGAGACGGACGTGCTAAAATTCTGAACAACATTATTTTCAATAACGAAGGAATGTACGGCGGAGGAGTTGTGCTTAATTACAGCAATTCCCAATTAAAGAATAATGTGATTTTTAATAACAGAGTTTATCAGGCAGTTGCTTCAACTCCGACTTATGGAGGCGGAGGTGTATGGACAAATGGCAACAGCACCACAATTTCTATAGTAGAAAACAATACAATAGTAAATAATTCATCTGCCGGAGCCGGCTCATCAGTTGCAGGACAAGGAGGCGGGATTTTAGTAAATGCTGTACCAACTACTATAAGAAATAATATTGTCTGGGGCAACACTGCTACAGTGAGTTCGATTACTTTAAAACAGATTGCAGACGGGTTTTCAGGCACTGCTGCAGTTACGTATTCATGTGTACAGGATGGTTATACAGGAACAGGAAATATAACATCAGCACCGCAGTTTGATTCAACAAATTATTTAATTTCTGCTTCATCGCCATGTATAGATGCAGGAAATCCAGGCGCAGCATTTAACGATCCTGAAAGCTCAACACCCGGACAGGCTAAATTCCCAGCAAGAGGAACTCTGATAAATGATATGGGTGCATACGGCGGTCCTTTAAGTAAATTAATTGCAAATACTATGGTAGGCGTACAGGAACCTGTTTCTTTAGTAAGTTCATTTCAGTTAAAGCAGAACTTCCCGAACCCTTTTAATCCAACAACTAAAATCAGTTACGATATTAAAAGCGCAAGTTTTGTATCACTGAAAATTTACAATTCTACAGGGAAAGAAGTTACTGAATTGGTAAACAGAGTGCAAACACAAGGAAGTTACTCAATAAATTTTGATGCAGGAAGTTACGGACTTGCAAGCGGTACATATTTTTATAAATTAACTAGCGGAACTGAGTCTATAACAAAGACCATGCTTCTTATAAAATAA
- the acs gene encoding acetate--CoA ligase yields the protein MSSSEQNITSLSTEKRLFKPKKAFSEQAHIKSFDQYKKMYAQSIKNPEKFWGKAAEELHWFKKWKKVLKWKAPHSEWFVGGKLNLSYNCLDIHVENGRKNKVALFFEGEPGDTATYTYGQLLNEVKKFANVLKYNNVKKGDRVVIYMPMIPEAVIAMLACARIGAVHSVIFGGFAAHALVDRINDAEACMVITADGANRRGQLVELKKNVDEAMPKCPTIKNCIAVKRTGTPIGWNDLLDKWYHVEMDAVDNNCPAEKLDSEHPLYILYTSGTTGKPKGILHTTGGYSVQTYLTSKYVFDLKDDDIYWCTADIGWVTGHSYVVYGPLQNGSTVLIYEGAPNYPEPDRFWKLIDKYKVTIFYTAPTAIRAFIKWGTHWVDKYKLDSLRLLGTVGEPINPEAWMWYNKVIGKEKCPIVDTWWQTETGAIMVSPIPGATSTKPGSGTLPFFGIDIEVLDKDGKKVAANQGGLLVIRKPWPSMLRTIYRDDERYQKQYWSEFEGMYFTGDGARRDKDGYFWVMGRVDDVLNVSGHRLGTAEIESALVAHVKVAEAAVVGKPDEMKGSSVFAFVTLEGSHTPSDELKTELKAWVAKEIGALARPDEIRFTDALPKTRSGKIMRRLLRELAAGGSVTGDVTTLEDFAVLEKLREGEEE from the coding sequence ATGAGCTCATCAGAACAAAACATTACGTCTTTATCAACAGAAAAAAGATTATTCAAGCCGAAGAAAGCATTCTCCGAGCAGGCTCACATAAAATCATTTGACCAGTATAAAAAAATGTATGCGCAGTCTATTAAGAATCCTGAAAAATTCTGGGGCAAAGCTGCTGAAGAACTACACTGGTTTAAAAAATGGAAAAAGGTTTTGAAATGGAAAGCCCCTCACTCAGAATGGTTCGTAGGCGGCAAATTGAATCTTTCTTATAACTGTCTTGATATACATGTTGAGAACGGAAGAAAAAACAAAGTTGCTTTGTTCTTCGAAGGTGAGCCCGGTGATACAGCAACATATACATACGGTCAATTATTAAATGAAGTAAAGAAATTTGCAAACGTTTTAAAATATAATAATGTAAAGAAAGGCGACAGGGTAGTAATCTATATGCCTATGATTCCTGAAGCCGTAATTGCAATGCTTGCTTGCGCAAGAATTGGCGCAGTGCATTCAGTTATCTTTGGCGGATTTGCGGCTCATGCATTAGTCGATAGAATAAACGATGCAGAAGCATGTATGGTTATCACTGCCGACGGTGCTAACAGAAGAGGGCAGCTTGTTGAGCTAAAGAAAAACGTTGATGAAGCTATGCCGAAATGCCCGACAATTAAGAATTGTATAGCAGTAAAAAGAACGGGAACTCCAATCGGATGGAATGACCTGCTTGATAAATGGTATCACGTTGAAATGGACGCAGTTGATAATAACTGTCCTGCTGAAAAACTCGATTCAGAACATCCACTCTATATATTGTATACCAGCGGAACTACAGGTAAACCAAAGGGAATTTTACATACTACAGGAGGATATTCTGTTCAAACTTATCTTACTTCCAAATATGTTTTCGATTTAAAAGACGATGATATCTACTGGTGTACTGCCGATATCGGCTGGGTAACGGGACACAGTTATGTTGTTTACGGTCCTTTGCAAAACGGTTCAACAGTTTTAATATACGAAGGAGCACCCAATTATCCCGAGCCTGATAGATTCTGGAAGCTTATTGATAAATACAAAGTAACAATTTTCTATACAGCGCCTACAGCTATCCGAGCATTTATTAAATGGGGAACTCACTGGGTAGATAAATATAAACTCGATTCTCTTAGACTGCTTGGAACAGTAGGGGAGCCTATTAATCCTGAAGCATGGATGTGGTATAACAAAGTTATCGGTAAGGAGAAATGTCCTATTGTTGATACATGGTGGCAGACGGAAACGGGAGCTATCATGGTCTCGCCAATTCCGGGTGCAACTTCAACGAAGCCGGGAAGCGGAACGTTGCCTTTCTTCGGAATCGATATTGAAGTACTGGATAAAGATGGCAAGAAAGTAGCTGCTAACCAGGGCGGTCTGCTTGTAATCCGCAAGCCATGGCCTTCAATGCTCAGAACAATTTACAGAGATGATGAGAGATATCAAAAACAATACTGGAGCGAGTTTGAAGGAATGTACTTTACAGGTGACGGAGCACGTAGAGATAAGGACGGATACTTTTGGGTCATGGGTAGAGTTGACGACGTACTAAACGTAAGCGGTCACAGACTCGGCACTGCTGAAATCGAATCTGCATTAGTAGCACATGTTAAAGTCGCAGAGGCTGCAGTAGTCGGCAAGCCGGATGAAATGAAGGGCAGCTCAGTATTTGCATTCGTCACACTTGAAGGCAGCCACACACCAAGTGATGAATTGAAGACAGAACTTAAAGCATGGGTAGCGAAGGAAATCGGCGCCCTTGCAAGACCTGATGAAATAAGATTTACAGACGCATTGCCAAAAACCCGCAGCGGAAAAATTATGAGAAGACTTTTAAGAGAGCTCGCCGCCGGCGGAAGCGTAACAGGCGACGTAACTACTCTTGAAGACTTTGCAGTACTTGAAAAATTGAGAGAGGGCGAAGAGGAGTAG
- a CDS encoding superoxide dismutase family protein → MKNLVLILFSIFLLSTVSNAQTKTSTSDTSKSKGTIKRTVTAIAVISGNTYDGITGVIRFTRLKKGVRISGELYGLTPGKHGFHIHEKGLCDRPDFSTAGGHFNPGGMKHGSTHSEQRHEGDFGNIIADDYGVAKFTFTDYTLSFKGTNSIIGKAAIIHEKEDDLKTDPSGNSGSRIGCGVIQLNTYRRH, encoded by the coding sequence ATGAAAAACCTAGTATTAATCCTCTTCTCTATTTTTTTACTGAGCACTGTTTCAAATGCTCAGACAAAAACATCTACTTCTGATACATCAAAATCCAAAGGGACGATAAAAAGAACCGTAACGGCAATTGCTGTAATTTCCGGTAACACATACGATGGAATTACCGGCGTTATCCGTTTCACAAGATTGAAAAAAGGCGTCCGCATTTCAGGTGAACTTTATGGTTTGACTCCCGGTAAACACGGATTCCACATTCATGAAAAAGGATTATGTGACCGTCCTGACTTTTCAACTGCGGGCGGACATTTTAATCCGGGCGGTATGAAACACGGAAGCACGCATTCCGAGCAAAGACATGAAGGTGACTTCGGAAATATAATTGCAGATGACTACGGTGTAGCAAAGTTTACTTTTACTGACTATACATTAAGCTTTAAAGGAACTAACAGCATTATTGGTAAAGCTGCTATTATACATGAAAAAGAAGATGATTTAAAAACTGACCCGAGCGGTAACTCAGGCAGCAGAATAGGTTGCGGAGTTATACAATTAAATACCTATAGAAGACACTGA
- a CDS encoding T9SS type A sorting domain-containing protein gives MKKILITSLFIFTFILNSLNAQWVQQTSGTTALLKSVSAVSDQICWASGAGVVLRTTDGGATWINALGNIASTFGGSNIWGVDGQTALVTGTISGNAFVYRTSNGGTSWSQVFTQTGGFINSVQLTGGLNGYMMGDPVGNRWSLWNTGTIGLSWDSTGIRLDGTGEASWNNGMMISGSKMWFVTNTATGKIYYSTNSGTTFTAQQTGATSATFGAIWFNYPFQGLASSNGSLFSTSNSGTTWTVVSNAPGGTANIGGITGKNLKWWFTRNTASTSIYTSGDNGTTWSSQTCPSGAYSHISMGRLSTGGTANIWAVGDAGKIIFLSGVVGVEPINSQMPSKYLLEQNYPNPFNPQTNINFSIPKNTFVKLKVFNTTGKLISELVNEYETAGNYSVKFDGSDLSSGIYFYTIESEGFRETKSMMLIK, from the coding sequence ATGAAAAAAATTCTAATTACCTCCCTCTTTATTTTTACTTTTATATTAAATTCCCTCAATGCACAATGGGTTCAGCAAACTAGCGGAACAACGGCATTATTAAAATCAGTCTCTGCAGTCAGTGACCAGATCTGCTGGGCAAGCGGCGCAGGTGTCGTTCTCAGAACAACGGATGGCGGCGCAACATGGATTAATGCCCTGGGAAACATTGCCTCAACCTTCGGTGGCTCAAACATCTGGGGCGTTGACGGACAAACTGCTTTAGTTACAGGTACAATTTCCGGAAACGCATTTGTTTACAGAACATCTAACGGCGGTACATCATGGTCTCAGGTATTTACACAAACCGGAGGCTTCATTAATTCAGTTCAGCTTACAGGAGGATTAAACGGTTACATGATGGGTGACCCCGTTGGTAACAGATGGTCACTCTGGAATACAGGTACAATCGGTTTAAGCTGGGACTCAACCGGCATCAGACTTGACGGTACAGGCGAAGCCAGCTGGAACAACGGCATGATGATATCCGGTTCAAAAATGTGGTTCGTTACAAATACAGCAACAGGCAAAATTTATTATTCAACAAATTCAGGAACAACTTTTACAGCTCAACAAACAGGTGCAACATCTGCTACCTTTGGAGCAATCTGGTTTAACTATCCGTTTCAGGGATTAGCAAGCTCTAATGGCTCACTTTTCTCAACATCAAACAGCGGAACGACTTGGACTGTAGTTTCTAATGCTCCGGGCGGAACCGCTAACATTGGCGGCATCACCGGCAAAAATTTAAAATGGTGGTTTACAAGAAACACTGCCAGCACAAGTATTTATACTTCCGGGGATAACGGGACAACATGGTCATCACAAACCTGCCCGAGCGGAGCTTACTCACATATTTCTATGGGAAGACTTTCCACCGGCGGCACTGCAAATATATGGGCAGTCGGAGATGCAGGAAAAATAATTTTCCTTTCGGGAGTAGTTGGTGTAGAGCCAATTAACTCACAAATGCCTTCCAAATATTTATTGGAACAGAATTATCCTAATCCATTTAATCCTCAGACAAATATAAATTTTTCAATTCCGAAAAATACATTTGTAAAACTTAAAGTATTCAATACAACAGGTAAACTTATTTCTGAACTTGTTAACGAATACGAAACTGCAGGCAATTACTCAGTCAAATTTGACGGAAGCGATTTAAGCAGCGGAATTTATTTTTACACAATTGAATCAGAAGGATTTAGAGAAACAAAATCAATGATGCTGATAAAGTAA